The window GGTCGGTGCGGCAGCGGGTGTAGACGACAACCTGGCTGCGTGGGGTGTGGTCTGGCTCGACTACGATCGCGACGGATGGCTGGACATCTACGTGGTCAACATGGCCGTGGCCGACGGGCGAACGGGAGAAAACCTGCTCTACCGCAACAACGGAGACGGCACGTTCGAGGAACGGGGCGCCATGGCCGGGGTGGCCGGTTCGGCGGGTGCCCAGACGTTCGGTACCAGCGCCGTGGACGCGAACAACGACGGTTGGGTGGACCTGCATACGGCCGGACTCGAGGGCGGGGCGCTGTACCTGAACAACACCGACGGCACATTCACGGATGCCATCACGGAAACCGGACTCCTGTATCAACCCGAAATCGGACCACCGCAGCCCGTGCGCAACCAGGCCATCACCGTCGGGGACTACAACGCAGATGGCTGGGTGGATGTCTTCACGGGGATGAACTTCGCGCCGTACAACCGCCTGCTCATGAATACCCCGGGCACGAACCACTTCCTGACCGTCCGATTGAGTCAGTCGGCGCCGAACCGGGACGCGGTCGGTGCACGGCTGACCCTGTACGCCGGCAACCCGAGCCCGACAAAATCCGGTGCGGCCGCGGCGCAACCCCAAATCCGCGAAATCACGGCAGGGGACGGCTTCGTGAGCCAGAACATGGCCATGACGGCCCATTTCGGGCTCGGGGAACACACGACGGTCGATTCACTCGTCATCCGCTGGCCAAACGGGGATCTCGAAACCATGGCCGATATCGAGGCCGACCAATTCCTGACCATCCGGAAAGGGCACGGGATCGATGCGCCGCCCACGGCTGCCGAGCCGCTCACGCTCGACTGGACCGGAGACACCGTCACGCTGACATGGGCCGAGGGCAACGATGCGTCGCCAAACCTTCTGTACACGCCCGTCATTGTCCATCCTGACGGTACCGTACAGGCGGGCACACCCACTACGGCCACGCAGGCTGAACTGCCGCTCACGCCCACAGCAGGCGGCAACTTCCGTTGGTCCGTGGTGACGACGGACGGTACGACCATCCGGCGGGCACGCGCGGTTAAGGAAATCTGGCTGTCCGGTGTCGCGACCAGCGCATCATCGGAACTACCGGACGCGGCACAACTGGGCACGCCTTATCCCAACCCGGCGAGCCGGACCTTGAGCGTAGACGTCACGGGGGCAGCAGAACTCGAAATCATCGATCTGTTGGGGCGCATCGTGTGGCGCGAGTCGGGCAGCCAGGAGCCGGTCCGAGAGACGTGGACCATGGATATCAGCACGCTGGCACCCGGAGCGTATCTCCTGCGTCAGCGGGGCAGCAACGAGGTGCGGCCCTTCATCATCCGGAGACCAGGCGGTCGTCAATGAGACGCTGGACGTCCCGTTGGACATCAACGAGGGCGCCTTCAAACGCGGACATCCGACCGCGAATGCCGTCGATGTCGCCGGCGTGGGCATCTTTTTCCATACCGGCGCACAGATCCGTCAGACGCCGCGCGCCGAACATGGCGCTGTTGGCCTTCAAGTTGTGGACCACCCGTTCAAT of the Rhodothermales bacterium genome contains:
- a CDS encoding FG-GAP-like repeat-containing protein, with translation MNHIIGDARMGGKRSRFDGYWCRRAGLGIVLLLLPLGARAQYIPTFVDQSHLLDEQTRFGAAAWSAASVDVDGDGRTDIYQPGRLYLNTGAGEDGTAGAAFDVAFTASLAAMGLPRYIPDRVFGASWADVDDDGFPEGFESVLFANGSRFYENHYGVQLSESPDAAGIAFPGLAQGAAFADYNGDGVLDVFIGDDLGGSRLYFGVPDEHGFATGRFQPSPQNAEFEAQLPKAYGLAAADYDNDGDIDLFIGACSQDNPAKSVNLLYRNRGDGTFDEVGAAAGVDDNLAAWGVVWLDYDRDGWLDIYVVNMAVADGRTGENLLYRNNGDGTFEERGAMAGVAGSAGAQTFGTSAVDANNDGWVDLHTAGLEGGALYLNNTDGTFTDAITETGLLYQPEIGPPQPVRNQAITVGDYNADGWVDVFTGMNFAPYNRLLMNTPGTNHFLTVRLSQSAPNRDAVGARLTLYAGNPSPTKSGAAAAQPQIREITAGDGFVSQNMAMTAHFGLGEHTTVDSLVIRWPNGDLETMADIEADQFLTIRKGHGIDAPPTAAEPLTLDWTGDTVTLTWAEGNDASPNLLYTPVIVHPDGTVQAGTPTTATQAELPLTPTAGGNFRWSVVTTDGTTIRRARAVKEIWLSGVATSASSELPDAAQLGTPYPNPASRTLSVDVTGAAELEIIDLLGRIVWRESGSQEPVRETWTMDISTLAPGAYLLRQRGSNEVRPFIIRRPGGRQ